One Pseudodesulfovibrio senegalensis DNA segment encodes these proteins:
- a CDS encoding aldose epimerase family protein produces the protein MDDAGFERRPWGRTPDGTEVELIRLFCGAMRLDVSTYGATVVSLRVPDSNGKPGEVVLGYDSLQGYLDDPCCFGCVVGRVANRISNARFVLNGTEYAVDRNHGQHHLHGGARGFHRRVWRAEVSQTGQGPRVELTRRSPDGEQGFPGTVHARVVYALTGNSLRMTLGADAEDDTVVNMTNHAYFNLEGPGRTCLEHELWVDSDRFLDVNEELIPTGGLFAVTGTPFDFSEPKSLGAQIDSGHPLMQAGSGYDHFYVLDDSARWPQYAVRVRAPESGRVMEMRTTCPGFQLYSGNHIPKGLFGRGGEVYGPRLGFCLEAQGYPDAPNRPEFPSVALAAGEGVTHETEYRFVSVGGAGDSNDHMKNR, from the coding sequence ATGGATGACGCGGGTTTTGAACGCAGGCCGTGGGGCAGGACCCCGGACGGCACCGAGGTGGAGCTAATCCGGCTTTTCTGCGGTGCCATGCGGCTGGACGTCAGCACCTATGGTGCCACCGTGGTCAGCCTGCGCGTGCCCGATTCCAACGGCAAGCCCGGCGAGGTCGTACTCGGTTATGACTCCTTGCAGGGGTATCTGGACGATCCCTGCTGCTTCGGCTGCGTGGTGGGTCGGGTGGCCAACCGCATTTCCAATGCCCGTTTTGTGCTGAACGGCACGGAGTACGCGGTTGACCGCAACCACGGGCAACATCATTTGCACGGCGGGGCGCGCGGATTTCATCGCCGCGTGTGGCGTGCCGAAGTATCGCAGACCGGGCAGGGCCCTCGCGTGGAGTTGACTCGCCGCAGCCCGGACGGTGAGCAGGGCTTTCCCGGAACAGTGCATGCGCGGGTGGTCTATGCCCTGACGGGGAACAGCCTGCGCATGACGCTGGGTGCCGACGCCGAGGACGATACCGTGGTGAACATGACCAACCATGCGTATTTCAATCTGGAGGGGCCGGGGCGGACGTGTCTGGAACATGAATTGTGGGTCGACTCTGATCGGTTTCTTGATGTAAATGAGGAGTTGATTCCCACGGGCGGGCTGTTTGCCGTGACCGGCACGCCTTTTGATTTTTCCGAGCCGAAGTCCTTGGGAGCGCAGATTGATTCTGGGCACCCATTGATGCAGGCGGGAAGCGGGTATGATCATTTCTATGTGCTGGACGATTCAGCCCGGTGGCCGCAGTATGCGGTTCGCGTCCGGGCACCGGAATCGGGCCGGGTCATGGAGATGCGGACAACGTGTCCGGGTTTTCAGCTGTATTCGGGAAACCACATCCCGAAAGGGCTTTTCGGGCGGGGCGGTGAGGTGTATGGTCCCCGCCTCGGCTTTTGCCTGGAGGCGCAGGGATACCCTGATGCACCCAACAGGCCGGAGTTTCCGTCGGTGGCATTGGCCGCCGGCGAGGGCGTTACGCATGAAACCGAGTATCGTTTCGTATCCGTTGGCGGAGCGGGCGACTCAAACGATCACATGAAGAACAGGTAG
- a CDS encoding ABC transporter ATP-binding protein, translating into MAKVELANVSKRYGDVVIVPGADLEIEDNEFIVLVGPSGCGKSTILRMIAGLEPISGGEIHIGDRVVNNVSPKSRNVAMVFQNYALYPHMTVRDNMGFSLKMAKRPKAEVDEAVNRAAEVLELGQLLDRKPSELSGGQRQRVAMGRAIVRQPDVFLFDEPLSNLDAQLRTQMRRELKKLHMKLATTTIYVTHDQIEAMTLASRIVILKDGEIQQVGTPVEVFEKPANVFVAQFIGNPPMNILEGVFETSGGSALVRAGGSVFPVPEGRVPDLADGAPVLVGLRPDSIKMGESIERLPKEWWCRGEVVVSEILGGQSLLEIVVDDNELIAEVEGRVEAQPGETVPIGFEFDRMVLFDPETTKAVS; encoded by the coding sequence ATGGCCAAAGTCGAACTTGCCAACGTGAGCAAACGGTATGGGGACGTCGTCATCGTTCCCGGCGCGGATCTCGAAATCGAAGACAATGAATTCATCGTGCTGGTTGGGCCGTCCGGGTGCGGCAAGTCCACCATACTGCGCATGATCGCCGGTCTGGAACCCATCAGCGGCGGCGAAATTCACATCGGAGACCGGGTGGTCAACAATGTTTCGCCCAAGTCGCGCAACGTGGCCATGGTTTTTCAGAACTATGCGCTGTATCCGCACATGACCGTGCGGGACAACATGGGGTTCAGCCTGAAGATGGCCAAGCGGCCCAAGGCCGAGGTGGACGAGGCCGTGAACCGCGCCGCCGAGGTGCTGGAACTGGGCCAGTTGCTGGACCGCAAGCCCTCGGAGCTTTCCGGCGGCCAGCGCCAGCGCGTTGCCATGGGCCGGGCCATTGTGCGCCAGCCCGACGTATTTCTTTTTGACGAGCCGCTTTCCAACCTTGACGCGCAACTGCGCACCCAGATGCGTCGCGAGCTCAAGAAGCTGCACATGAAGCTTGCCACCACCACCATCTACGTGACCCACGACCAGATCGAGGCCATGACGCTGGCCAGCCGCATCGTCATTCTCAAGGATGGCGAAATTCAGCAGGTGGGCACTCCGGTCGAGGTTTTCGAAAAACCCGCCAACGTATTCGTGGCCCAGTTCATCGGCAATCCGCCCATGAATATTCTTGAAGGCGTGTTCGAGACCTCCGGCGGTTCAGCGTTGGTCCGTGCTGGCGGTTCCGTGTTTCCCGTGCCCGAAGGCCGGGTGCCCGATCTTGCGGACGGCGCGCCCGTGCTGGTGGGCCTGCGGCCCGATTCCATCAAGATGGGCGAAAGCATCGAGCGCCTGCCCAAGGAATGGTGGTGCCGCGGGGAAGTGGTTGTTTCCGAGATTCTCGGCGGCCAATCCCTGTTGGAAATCGTGGTGGACGATAATGAGCTGATTGCCGAGGTTGAGGGCCGCGTTGAAGCCCAGCCCGGCGAGACCGTGCCTATCGGATTCGAGTTCGACCGCATGGTCCTGTTTGATCCCGAAACGACAAAAGCCGTTTCCTGA